In Saccharomyces cerevisiae S288C chromosome XV, complete sequence, the following proteins share a genomic window:
- the ERR1 gene encoding phosphopyruvate hydratase ERR1 (Putative phosphopyruvate hydratase): MSITKVHARTVYDSRGNPTVEVEITTENGLFRAIVPSGASTGIHEAVELRDGNKSEWMGKGVTKAVSNVNSIIGPALIKSELCVTNQKGIDELMISLDGTSNKSRLGANAILGVSLCVARAAAAQKGITLYKYIAELADARQDPFVIPVPFFNVLNGGAHAGGSLAMQEFKIAPVGAQSFAEAMRMGSEVYHHLKILAKEQYGPSAGNVGDEGGVAPDIDTAEDALDMIVEAINICGYEGRVKVGIDSAPSVFYKDGKYDLNFKEPNSDPSHWLSPAQLAEYYHSLLKKYPIISLEDPYAEDDWSSWSAFLKTVNVQIIADDLTCTNKTRIARAIEEKCANTLLLKLNQIGTLTESIEAANQAFDAGWGVMISHRSGETEDPFIADLVVGLRCGQIKSGALSRSERLAKYNELLRIEEELGDDCIYAGHRFHDGNKL, translated from the coding sequence ATGTCCATCACGAAGGTACATGCTAGAACGGTGTATGATTCTCGCGGCAATCCGACTGTTGAGGTTGAAATTACAACAGAGAATGGTCTCTTCAGAGCGATCGTCCCATCTGGTGCCTCCACCGGCATTCACGAAGCTGTTGAACTTAGAGACGGGAACAAGTCCGAATGGATGGGAAAAGGGGTGACCAAGGCAGTCAGTAACGTCAATAGTATCATAGGGCCTGCTTTAATCAAGTCCGAATTATGTGTAACCAATCAGAAGGGCATAGACGAGCTCATGATATCGTTAGACGGAACTTCTAACAAGTCAAGGTTGGGCGCCAATGCTATCCTTGGTGTTTCCTTGTGCGTTGCTCGAGCTGCTGCCGCACAAAAGGGAATTACTCTCTACAAGTATATAGCCGAGTTAGCGGATGCTAGACAGGACCCCTTTGTTATTCCTgttccttttttcaatgttttgAATGGTGGAGCCCACGCCGGTGGCTCTTTAGCTATGCAAGAATTCAAGATCGCGCCAGTCGGGGCTCAGAGCTTTGCAGAAGCCATGAGGATGGGTTCGGAAGTTTACCATCATTTGAAGATATTGGCGAAGGAGCAATATGGACCTTCCGCTGGAAATGTTGGTGACGAGGGTGGAGTTGCCCCCGATATTGACACTGCCGAAGACGCCTTGGACATGATTGTGGAAGCCATTAACATATGCGGTTACGAGGGTAGAGTGAAAGTAGGAATCGATAGTGCTCCTTCTGTTTTTTATAAGGACGGGAAATACGACCTAAATTTCAAGGAACCGAACTCTGACCCATCTCACTGGCTCAGTCCAGCCCAGTTAGCAGAATATTACCATTCATTGCTAAAGAAATACCCAATCATTTCCCTGGAAGATCCCTACGCCGAAGATGATTGGTCCTCGTGGTCTGCCTTCCTAAAGACTGTCAATGTTCAGATTATTGCAGATGACCTGACATGCACCAACAAGACCAGGATCGCCCGTGCTATAGAGGAGAAATGTGCGAATACTCTGTTGCTGAAACTCAACCAGATCGGTACTCTGACTGAGTCTATTGAAGCCGCCAATCAGGCTTTCGATGCTGGATGGGGTGTAATGATATCGCATAGATCAGGTGAAACCGAAGATCCGTTTATCGCTGATTTGGTCGTTGGTTTAAGATGTGGTCAAATTAAATCGGGCGCTTTGTCGAGATCAGAAAGACTGGCCAAGTATAATGAACTTTTGCGTATCGAAGAGGAACTGGGGGACGATTGTATATATGCTGGTCATAGGTTTCATGATGGAAACAAACTATAA
- a CDS encoding uncharacterized protein (hypothetical protein; identified by gene-trapping, microarray-based expression analysis, and genome-wide homology searching), producing the protein MIVNNTHILTLPPHAVSTLTCILIWHRHTDATVYIISSYPTLTFHSMAHLSLHQY; encoded by the coding sequence ATGATCGTAAATAATACACATATACTTACCCTACCACCACATGCCGTATCCACCCTCACTTGTATACTGATATGGCATAGGCACACGGATGCTACAGTATATATCATCTCAAGTTACCCTACTCTCACATTCCACTCCATGGCCCATCTCTCACTTCATCAGTACTAA
- the HSP33 gene encoding glutathione-independent methylglyoxalase family protein (Possible chaperone and cysteine protease; required for transcriptional reprogramming during the diauxic shift and for survival in stationary phase; similar to E. coli Hsp31 and S. cerevisiae Hsp31p, Hsp32p, and Sno4p; member of the DJ-1/ThiJ/PfpI superfamily, which includes human DJ-1 involved in Parkinson's disease and cancer) → MTPKRALISLTSYHGPFYKDGAKTGVFVVEILRSFDTFEKHGFEVDFVSETGGFGWDEHYLPKSFIGGEDKMNFETKNSAFNKALARIKTANEVNASDYKVFFASAGHGALFDYPKAKNLQDIASKIYANGGVIAAICHGPLLFDGLIDIKTTRPLIEGKAITGFPLEGEIALGVDDILRSRKLTTVERVANKNGAKYLAPIHPWDDYSITDGKLVTGVNANSSYSTTIRAINALYS, encoded by the coding sequence ATGACTCCAAAAAGAGCGCTAATATCTCTTACTTCATACCACGGTCCCTTCTACAAAGATGGTGCGAAAACAGGCGTTTTTGTAGTTGAGATTTTGCGATCGTTCGATACATTCGAAAAGCATGGTTTCGAAGTGGACTTCGTTTCTGAGACTGGTGGATTTGGCTGGGATGAACATTACTTGCCAAAGAGCTTTATTGGTGGCGAAGATAAGATGAACTTTGAAACGAAAAATTCCGCCTTCAATAAGGCGTTAGCGAGGATCAAGACCGCAAATGAAGTCAACGCCAGCGACTATAAAGTATTCTTTGCATCTGCTGGACATGGTGCTCTATTTGACTATCCCAAAGCtaaaaatctgcaagatATTGCATCCAAGATATATGCCAATGGGGGTGTGATCGCTGCCATCTGTCATGGACCGCTCCTTTTCGATGGATTAATAGATATCAAAACAACAAGACCATTAATCGAAGGCAAAGCTATAACAGGTTTCCCACTCGAGGGTGAAATCGCCCTGGGAGTTGACGACATCTTGAGGAGCAGAAAATTGACAACGGTTGAACGCGTTGCAAACAAGAATGGAGCCAAGTACTTGGCGCCAATCCATCCCTGGGATGACTACTCTATTACAGATGGAAAGCTAGTTACGGGTGTTAACGCAAATTCTTCCTATTCGACCACAATTAGAGCTATAAACGCATTATATAGCTGA
- a CDS encoding uncharacterized protein (hypothetical protein; expression regulated by copper levels), translated as MRFHRQGTAATVGVLLIVLLGFCWKLSESYGIVSTALPHKQPATKITDTPSIRWDNYHEFVRDIDFDNSTAIFNSIRAALRQSPSDIHPVGVSYFPAVIPKGTLMYHAGSKVPTTFEWLAMDHEFSYSFGLRSPSYGRKSLERRHGRFGNGTHGDHPKGPPPPPPPDEKDRGSQKMLTYRAARDLNKFLYLDGASAAKTDSGEMDTQLMLSNVIKEKLNLTDDGENERMAERLYAARICKWGKPFGLDGIIRVEVGFEVVLCDFSADNVELVSMLEMVQPNQYLGLPAPTVISKEEGWPLDENGNLVEDQLTDDQKAILEREDGWEKTFSNFNAVKSFNQLRAGTAHDNGEHRIHIDYRYLVSGINRTYIAPDPNNRRLLDEGMTWEKQLDMVDDLEKALEVGFDATQSMDWQLAFDELVLKFAPLLKSVSNILNSNGDINESIAINATALTLNFCLRFEPASNNSDEFGSGKDFAVYQYVSPYQALKTDADFLIWSSAVSVVGEIVDAIYKVNDLLIPEVYSFMTDNTTSSDLIKNVETARSTIDGLIESLGWIELNYRCERQCNWDEVCYTPSWGPSPMGMTEPGSHNEGFGTHFDESRQRLVINSKLQCININDLMVNRNH; from the coding sequence ATGAGATTCCACCGTCAAGGTACCGCAGCCACCGTAGGCGTACTGCTCATTGTGCTGCTTGGTTTCTGTTGGAAATTATCTGAATCTTATGGCATAGTGTCAACTGCCCTACCACACAAGCAACCTGCAACCAAAATCACAGACACACCTTCTATACGATGGGATAATTACCATGAGTTTGTCAGAGAcattgattttgataaCAGCACGGCTATCTTTAATTCCATTCGAGCTGCTTTAAGACAGTCTCCATCGGATATACATCCTGTCGGAGTATCTTATTTTCCCGCTGTAATTCCCAAAGGAACTTTAATGTACCATGCCGGATCAAAAGTGCCAACTACCTTCGAATGGCTGGCTATGGACCACGAATTCAGCTACTCTTTCGGCTTGAGGTCACCATCCTATGGGAGAAAATCTTTGGAAAGAAGGCATGGGAGGTTCGGCAATGGCACCCATGGTGATCATCCAAAAGGgccaccaccaccaccaccaccagACGAAAAAGATCGAGGTTCACAAAAAATGCTTACCTATAGAGCAGCACGGGACCTCAACAAATTTCTCTATCTTGATGGGGCTTCTGCTGCAAAAACTGACTCAGGAGAGATGGACACGCAGCTAATGTTGTCAAATGTTATTAAAGAGAAATTGAACCTTACAGATGATGGTGAAAACGAACGAATGGCCGAACGACTCTACGCTGCTAGAATATGCAAATGGGGGAAGCCATTCGGGCTTGACGGAATTATCAGGGTAGAGGTTGGCTTTGAGGTCGTTTTGTGTGATTTTTCGGCTGATAACGTCGAACTTGTTTCAATGTTAGAAATGGTCCAGCCTAACCAGTACCTAGGCTTACCAGCACCTACCGTTATATCGAAAGAGGAAGGTTGGCCTCTGGATGAAAATGGAAACCTAGTTGAAGATCAGCTAACAGATGACCAAAAGGCGATTCTGGAAAGAGAAGATGGTTGGGAGAAGActttttctaatttcaACGCAGTTAAGAGCTTCAATCAGTTGAGAGCGGGTACAGCGCATGACAACGGGGAGCATCGAATCCATATCGACTATAGGTACCTAGTGAGCGGGATAAACAGGACTTACATTGCTCCTGATCCTAACAACAGAAGATTACTCGATGAAGGAATGACATGGGAAAAGCAATTGGACATGGTAGATGACTTAGAAAAGGCTCTGGAAGTCGGATTTGATGCCACGCAAAGTATGGATTGGCAGTTAGCATTTGATGAGCTTGTCCTTAAATTTGCTCCATTACTAAAATCTGTTAGTAACATACTGAACAGCAATGGTGATATTAATGAGTCAATTGCCATCAATGCAACAGCACTCACATTGAACTTTTGTTTAAGGTTTGAGCCTGCAAGCAACAACAGTGATGAATTCGGTAGCGGGAAAGACTTTGCTGTCTACCAATATGTGAGCCCATACCAGGCCTTAAAAACGGATGCAGACTTTTTGATTTGGTCATCTGCTGTCAGCGTGGTCGGAGAAATTGTTGATGCCATTTATAAAGTGAATGATTTATTGATACCCGAAGTCTACTCTTTTATGACAGATAACACAACTTCCAGCGACTTAATAAAGAATGTCGAAACGGCTCGCTCCACTATCGATGGTTTAATTGAATCTCTAGGGTGGATTGAACTAAATTACCGTTGTGAGAGACAATGCAATTGGGATGAAGTTTGTTACACTCCTTCCTGGGGCCCATCTCCAATGGGTATGACTGAACCAGGTTCCCACAATGAGGGATTTGGAACCCACTTTGATGAATCTCGACAAAGGTTGGTTATTAACAGTAAACTACAGTGTATCAATATAAATGATTTGATGGTTAATCGTAATCATTAG
- the PAU21 gene encoding seripauperin PAU21 (hypothetical protein; member of the seripauperin multigene family encoded mainly in subtelomeric regions; SWAT-GFP, seamless-GFP and mCherry fusion proteins localize to the cytosol; identical to Pau22p; encodes two proteins that are translated from 2 different start codons): MTNEGIGINRDTSTICLREYVFIHFFPVKLISALTNKTNTMVKLTSIAAGVAAIAAGVAAAPATTTLSPSDERVNLVELGVYVSDIRAHLAQYYLFQAAHPTETYPVEIAEAVFNYGDFTTMLTGIPAEQVTRVITGVPWYSTRLRPAISSALSKDGIYTAIPK, from the coding sequence ATGACCAATGAAGGAATAGGTATAAATAGAGATACTTCAACTATATGCCTTCGAGAATATGTCtttattcatttctttcCTGTTAAGCTTATATCAGCACtaacaaacaaaacaaatacaatGGTCAAATTAACTTCAATCGCTGCTGGTGTTGCCGCTATCGCTGCCGGTGTTGCCGCTGCTCCAGCCACTACCACTCTATCTCCATCTGACGAAAGAGTCAACTTGGTCGAATTGGGTGTTTACGTCTCCGATATCAGAGCTCATTTGGCTCAATACTACTTGTTTCAAGCAGCTCATCCAACAGAGACCTACCCAGTTGAGATTGCTGAAGCTGTTTTCAACTATGGTGACTTCACCACCATGTTGACTGGTATTCCAGCTGAACAAGTCACCAGAGTCATCACTGGTGTCCCATGGTACTCTACCAGATTGAGACCGGCTATCTCCAGTGCTCTATCTAAGGACGGTATCTACACTGCTATTCCAAAATAG
- the FEX1 gene encoding fluoride transporter (Protein involved in fluoride export; nearly identical to FEX2, and deletion of both proteins results in a large increase in fluoride sensitivity compared with the single mutant; contains two FEX domains connected by a linker; part of a widespread family of conserved fluoride export proteins), giving the protein MIFNPVISNHKLSHYIHVFCTFTTFCILGTETRQAITALSTYTPAFVTAPTVLWSNCSSCMLMGIMQSLNAYTWMKDHQVLFLGVTTGYCGALSSFSSMLLEMFEHSTNLTNGNIANHTKLPNRAYGIMEFLSVLLVHLMVSMGSLIFGRQLGKEVIVAYGSSSFSKPYTPPSDTVKENAGDVDTQEMEKNILEFKFKTPAPFFKKFFDIVDKLAYALAFPLIILFVVLCAYYENYSRGKWTLPCLFGIFAGFLRYWLAEMFNKTNKKFPLGTFLANVFATLLIGIFTMVQRGKKHFSTDVPIVNSLNSCHIVSALISGFCGTLSTISTFINEGYKLSFINMLIYYTVSIAISYCLLVITLGSYAWTRGLTNPIC; this is encoded by the coding sequence ATGATTTTCAATCCGGTCATATCAAATCACAAGTTGAGCCATTATATTCATGTTTTTTGTACATTCACCACGTTCTGCATATTAGGTACTGAAACACGTCAGGCTATAACGGCGCTTTCCACCTACACTCCGGCCTTCGTTACTGCTCCGACCGTTCTCTGGTCTAATTGTTCATCCTGCATGCTAATGGGGATTATGCAATCTTTAAATGCTTACACTTGGATGAAAGATCACCAAGTCTTGTTTTTAGGTGTAACTACTGGGTACTGTGGTGCCCtgtcttccttttctagtATGCTGCTAGAGATGTTCGAACACTCTACAAACTTAACTAACGGTAATATCGCTAACCACACAAAACTGCCGAACAGAGCTTACGGTATAATGGAGTTTTTATCTGTCTTGCTCGTTCATCTTATGGTTTCCATGGGTAGTCTTATTTTCGGTAGGCAACTTGGTAAGGAGGTTATTGTTGCTTATGGATCTAGTTCGTTTTCGAAGCCATATACCCCTCCCTCAGACACTGTAAAGGAAAATGCTGGTGATGTTGATACacaagaaatggaaaaaaatattctagagtttaaattcaaaactCCAGCACCATTTtttaagaaattttttgatattgtGGATAAACTCGCGTATGCACTAGCTTTTCCATTAATTATTTTGTTTGTGGTGCTGTGTGCGTATTATGAGAACTATTCGAGGGGCAAGTGGACACTACCATGTCTATTTGGAATTTTCGCTGGTTTCCTAAGATATTGGTTGGCAGAAATGTTTaataaaacaaacaaaaagtttCCATTGGGTACTTTCTTGGCAAACGTTTTCGCCACTTTATTGATTGGCATATTTACCATGGTGCAACGTGGTAAAAAACACTTTTCTACGGACGTTCCAATTGTGAACTCGTTGAATTCATGTCATATTGTTTCTGCGTTAATATCCGGATTTTGCGGCACTTTGAGTACCATTAGCACGTTTATCAATGAAGGGTATAAGCTATCATTTATTAACATGCTTATTTATTATACTGTTTCGATTGCAATTTCATATTGCTTATTGGTGATAACTCTCGGATCCTATGCTTGGACTAGAGGATTGACCAACCCGATTTGTTAg